One window from the genome of Emys orbicularis isolate rEmyOrb1 chromosome 10, rEmyOrb1.hap1, whole genome shotgun sequence encodes:
- the ANKDD1A gene encoding ankyrin repeat and death domain-containing protein 1A produces MNALLLSAWFGHLRVLQILVNAGAKINCVNKNGRNLLHCAAQRGHIKVMEFIMEDLEDVHVDKTDKMDKTAFHLAAEHGRLEVVEFLIGSGCSHSVKDKEKNTALHLAAKNGHPTVLQKIVEIGLDLEEKNMEGLTALHLAVEGGHYDCVKLLLEAGCDVNAQTQKAMTCLHYAALHGYEDMARVLIDAGIYIDAVNHQNASAVHIAVLQNFPAIVKLLIDTECNLDIPDNRQQTPLHIAAEHGRQDIAEMILIAGVNLKLIDKQGKTSLDVAARGNHINLADMIIKADRFYKWEKDNLSSDSDSWVAKHLTFKQDHRLETQHIRSVMWRLATKYLKPNEWKKLAHYWKFTDAHIRAIEQQWAGTKSYREHGHRMLLIWLHGVIMAGENPIKGLYEGLVGICRRDLAESIRKKANAESTSPRKCTAM; encoded by the exons ATGAACGCACTCCTCCTCTCTGCTTGGTTTGGCCATCTGCGCGTTCTTCAGATCCTCGTGAACGCCGGTGCCAAGATCAACTGTGTCAATAAG AATGGCAGGAACCTGCTGCACTGTGCAGCTCAGAGAGGTCACATCAAGGTGATGGAGTTCATTATGGAGGACCTGGAGGACGTGCATGTGGATAAGACAGACAAG ATGGACAAGACGGCGTTTCATCTGGCGGCAGAGCACGGGAGGTTAGAAGTGGTGGAGTTCTTGATTGGGTCAGGTTGTAGTCACAGTGTTAAAGACAAG GAAAAGAACACAGCCCTACATTTAGCTGCTAAAAATGGGCACCCCACGGTGCTGCAGAAGATTGTAGAAATTGGACTGGACCTAGAAGAAAAGAACATG GAAGGTCTGACTGCTCTGCACTTGGCTGTGGAGGGAGGCCACTACGACTGCGTGAaactcctcttagaagctggttGTGACGTTAATGCCCAAACCCAG AAAGCGATGACCTGCCTTCATTATGCAGCTCTCCATGGCTATGAAGACATGGCCAGGGTCCTTATTGATGCAGGAATCTACATAGATGCAGTTAATCAT CAAAATGCATCAGCTGTGCACATTGCAGTGCTGCAGAACTTCCCAGCCATCGTTAAACTCCTCATCGACACAGAGTGCAACCTGGACATCCCGGATAAC AGGCAGCAGACACCACTCCATATTGCTGCAGAACACGGGAGACAAGACATAGCTGAGATGATTCTCATAGCAGGAGTTAACTTGAAGTTAATTGATAAG CAAGGAAAAACATCCCTGGATGTAGCTGCCCGGGGTAACCATATCAACTTGGCGGACATGATTATCAAAGCGGATCGGTTTTACAAATGGGAGAAG GACAATCTCAGCAGTGACTCCGACTCCTGGGTGGCAAAACACTTAACCTTTAAACAAGATCACAGGCTGGAAACGCAGCACATTCGCTCAGTGATGTGGAGATTAGCTACTAAATACCTCAAACCCAACGAATGGAAGAAGCTTGCACATTACTGGAAATTCACTGATGCACATATCAGAGCCATTGAGCAGCAGTGGGCAG GTACTAAAAGCTACAGGGAGCATGGCCACAGAATGTTGCTTATTTGGCTTCATGGTGTGATCATGGCAGGAGAAAATCCAATCAAAGGACTATACGAAGGCCTGGTGGGGATTTGTAGAAGAGACTTAGCAG AAAGTATTAGGAAAAAGGCCAATGCAGAATCCACTTCTCCAAGGAAGTGTACAGCAATGTAA
- the SPG21 gene encoding maspardin — MGEIKVSPDYNWFRSTVPLKKIIVDDDDSKVWSLYDAGSKNIRCPLIFLPPVSGTADVFFQQILALTGWGYRVIALQYPVYWDHLEFCDGFRKLLDHLQLDKVHLFGASLGGFLAQKFAEYTHKSPRVQSLILCNAFSDTSIFNQTWTANSFWLMPAFMLKKIVLGNFASGPVDPVMADGIDFMVDRLESLGQSELASRLTLNCQNSYVEPHKIRDIPVTIMDVFDQSALSTEAKEEMYKLYPNARRAHLKTGGNFPYLCRSAEVNVYIQIHLLQFHGTRYSAIDPSMVSAEELEVQKIKLHSSGDQEQQ, encoded by the exons ATCATAGTAGACGATGATGACAGTAAAGTGTGGTCACTATATGATGCAGGATCCAAGAACATCAGGTGCCCACTCATATTTCTTCCACCTGTAAGTGGAACCGCagatgtgtttttccagcagattTTGGCACTGACTGGATGGGGTTACAGAGTTATTGCT TTGCAGTATCCAGTGTATTGGGACCACCTTGAGTTCTGCGACGGATTCCGAAAACTACTAGACCACCTACAACTGGATAAA GTTCACCTTTTTGGCGCTTCTTTGGGAGGCTTTTTGGCTCAAAAATTTGCTGAGTATACACACAAATcccccagagttcagtctctgaTCCTGTGTAATGCTTTCAGTGACACTTCCATCTTTAACCAGACATGGACTGCGAACAG CTTTTGGCTAATGCCTGCATTTATGCTGAAGAAAATTGTTCTTGGAAACTTTGCTTCTGGTCCTGTAGATCCTGTAATGGCAGATGGAATCGATTTCATGGTTGATAGG CTGGAAAGCCTGGGCCAGAGTGAGTTAGCATCGAGACTTACCCTCAACTGCCAGAACTCCTATGTGGAACCTCATAAAATTCGAGACATTCCTGTAACTATTATGgat GTGTTTGATCAGAGTGCACTTTCAACTGAAGCGAAAGAAGAAATGTACAAACTGTACCCCAATGCCAGAAGAGCTCACCTTAAAACAGGAGGCAATTTCCCTTATCTCTGCAGAAGCGCTGAAGTCAATGTCTATATCCAA ATACACTTACTGCAGTTCCATGGTACACGATATTCAGCCATTGATCCTTCTATGGTTAGTGCAGAAGAACTAGAAGTCCAGAAAATCAAGCTTCACAGCAGCGGTGACCAAGAGCAGCAGTAG